The Oncorhynchus masou masou isolate Uvic2021 chromosome 13, UVic_Omas_1.1, whole genome shotgun sequence genomic interval CAAGTACATTTCTAAGACCTGCACCAACAGCTTGACGTGTACAACAGCCGCCTCCACCGGCATCATTCCAGGAGGCTTATTGGGGATCCAGGTCAGCTGCTGTCAGACTGACCTCTGTAACGTCAACGGTTCATCAGTCTCTGGACTCAACTTCCTGTTGCTCAGCTTGTCTTTTCTCTTATCTGGCCTGGTTTTGTCTCTGTGAAACTCTGTGAAGTTTTTGAAATGAATGAACTGAAATCAATATGTGGGTTCATCTTTGCTGggttttgttgtttgttgttgttgcaccTGAAAATACAAAGTTTTCCTATCTGTGCTGGTTACTGTGTCTCTGAATCAAGTTTTCGAAATGAATGAATATGAACAACTGAAATAAATATGTGTTCATCTCTGCtggtgtttttatttttgtttaacCTCTATGGCTGTCAAGTTATATGCTGAAGAAATGCAGTAGGCCTGGTATCTTTGTCAAAAGGCAAGACTGAAATGTGTACAAATATGTTCTGGCAAAAATAAGATGCAATAATTTCATCATAAAAACACACCCGATCATTAGTTTGACGTGTCTCCATCCACCAGTTTTTAAAGTAGTGGTGATGATGGCCTTGTGACAAAGAACTGAAACACAAATGATGGTATTGGAGTTTTACCCTGCCTGGTGTCGGTTGATGTCACATACCTGTGTATAGGATGACAGGCAGACAACAGGACATCCTTTTCACTATAAGGGTTAAGGGCTCCATTCAATCAAACCTGCATTACAGTATTTAGGCAGTAGCTCTTTTTCCCATGCTCAGATTTACTCAAAGACTGGTCTTGGGTACTGTATAAAACCTACGACCAGGGTGACCCCATACACAGGTATATGTTCACTTTCACAATTAGATGTGTGTTGGCACAGAATGATTATTGTAAATAAAGACACCGTGCAGGCCTAAACTTTGCTAGCAATGGTTGAGTTCGTTTTGCATGGCCCGGTGTCCTGGTTGAGTGGAGTTTGCTCATTTTAGACCCATAGGTCCACCCACTTGGGGTACCTGGCATCATCCGCATCATGGAACTTCAGTTTAACAGCATTAATTACATTTAAAGGCGATGATCCTGCTTttagcagagactgcattcacagtaaacgCTGCCTATGTTGGCTCAATCTGAAATAATCTTTACATTTCTATTGGGGAATCTGTAACCCTTCAGCTATAAAGACTGAATAGAGCCCATGCATAAAATGTGACTCCGTGCTGCCAATGGCAATGTctgctttaggtataatgcctGGAGCCGCTTGTGGATGGAACAACTTTAACACAGTTCAACATCTGACAGCCAAAACAACCGCTATGGAGATGTCAGCTAAAGGAGATCTGATTGAATAGAGGCATTTGGTTACAAAAATGAATTATAAAGCTACAGAGTGTTATAGTTACAAATTGCAACTAGTAAAATACAAAACATAATCGCTCCTGTGTTTGAAAATATAAGAAAAAGGCTATATATGACCTGAATCACAAATACTTGTATCTCTGCTATTTTCTTGATTATTAAACTCTTCTGAGACTGTTCTGAACCAGTTCTCATGTAGAATAACTTCCGGGTTGCTGTTCTGAACCAGTTCTCATGTAGAATAACTTCCTGGTTGCTGTTCTGAACCAGTTCTCATGTAGAATAACTTCCTGGTTGCTGTTCTGAACCAGTTCTCATGTAGAATAACTTCCtggttgttgttctgaaccagtTCTCATGTAGAATAACTTCCtggttgttgttctgaaccagtTCTCATGTAGATTAACTTCCtggttgttgttctgaaccagtTCTCATGTAGAATAACTTCCtggttgttgttctgaaccagtTCTCATGTAGAATAACTTCCtggttgttgttctgaaccagtTCTCATGTAGATTAACTTCCtggttgttgttctgaaccagtTCTCATGTAGAATAACTTACtggttgttgttctgaaccagtTCTCATGTAGAATAACTTCCtggttgttgttctgaaccagtTCTCATGTAGAATAACTTCCtggttgttgttctgaaccagtTCTCGTGTAGAATAACTTCCTGGTTGCTGAACCAGGACATTGTATTACATGTACATTCTTGTCCTTTAACAGAAGCTCCAGAGTGACTTATCATATACAATACTTTTACATATACGATACAGCTCtcatatatattgttatatacagtATTGTTAATAttgtgagtatatatatatattgaatagTGTGAAGTTGTTGTGCAGTAGTAaaatctatttattttatttatatggCTTTGGCTGTGATCGTGTTTTATATTGTGTCATGTAAATCAaatttgatcaaatcaaatcgaattgtatttgtcacatgtgcagaATACAAGAacctgcttacttacaagcccttaaccaaaaatgcagaaaatatttgctacaaaaataaaaataaataaagtaagaaaaaagtaacacaataaaataacagtaatgaggctatatacacctGAATGGGTTTGATCCTATGTGAATGGGTTTGATCCTATGTGAAGTGTAAAACGAAGATACATCTGtggtttaatttaaaaaaaaatgctttgTGGTCTTATTTGTTCATTCTTCAAGTCATCCAAATAAGTTTTAGTCGGTAGTCATTTGCATTGACTCCTCCCATATAAGTGACGTTGTTTCGTATATACACTCTTGTCCCGCCCTTTCTCATTCTCTTTCCGCTAAAATCCAAGTTGGAAGTAAACGTGCCTAAGGTGCTTGGTTCTTCTCTTGAAGCTAAGGCCCAGAATCCGGCGACTAGCACCACTAAATTTAGGCATCCGACCCCAAAACTCTAAAACCTACGCAGAAAGATGGCATCTGTATCTGAGCTCGCTTGTATTTACTCTGCCCTCATCCTCCACGACGATGAAGTCACCGTCACAGTAAGTCCCGCTTAAAATGGTGCCTTGGCCGGCCTCTTGTGTCGCTAACCAGCCTTACTTGATACGCTGGTTCTTGTCTACTTCCGGGGTAGTGTGTAGCTGAGTCTGAATAAATATGAAGGGATTGTAGCAACGCCAACTATATTATCGCCTTAGCTGTCCAAAATGACAGCTAATTAGCCGTCAATGCCACTAGCTAACTAACATGCTATCAGTTCTCTAACGTTAGTTACCGCCACAGACATGTGTGTCGTCTAGTCTGTGTTGCCAGCAATGTGTTGATGCATCGCTACGATAGCCTGCTAGTTAACCCTGGCGCCATCGTCAGATCTATGGAAAATTGCTAGCCAAATGGAACTATTTGAAACATTCTTCCTAGCTTGTTAAACTGGTGAATGCGATCAAAGCAGCCAATAAGTTGGCTTACTCATACAGTGGGTTTCCCCCTCCCTTCTTGGCATTGGCCAACTACTTACGAACCTGGTCCAAGGCTaa includes:
- the LOC135551347 gene encoding prostate stem cell antigen-like; the protein is MKTILVLLMPILFGNVAVEALRCYACDDTNSNALCNQNIENCFDSKDTCMTAVAQILGIKYISKTCTNSLTCTTAASTGIIPGGLLGIQVSCCQTDLCNVNGSSVSGLNFLLLSLSFLLSGLVLSL